CACGGACGATGACTGCGAGCCGGACATCGAGTGGGTGGCCCGGCTGCGGAGGGTCTTCCATGATGGGAAGTTCGCCGCCGCAGGCGGACCGAACCTGCCACCACCACCGAGGGACTGGCGTGAGGCGGTCGTTTGCGCCGCTCCCGGCGCGCCCAGCCATGTGATGCTGACGGATGACGAGGCGGAGCATCTTCCCGGTTGCAACATCGCCGTGACCAAGGAGGCGTTCAACGCGGTGGGTGGCTTCGACCCGCAGTTCCGCACCGCAGGTGATGACGTCGATTTCTGCTGGCGGCTGCGGGAGGCGGGCTACCGGCTCGGCTTTGCGGCGGGTGCCTTCGTCTGGCATTGGCGGCGGCCATCGTTCAGCGCGTTTTTCCGCCAGCAGCAGGGATATGCGAAGGCGGAGCGCCTGCTCATCGCGAAACATCCGGGGCGTTTCTCGAAACGCGGCGGCGCACGCTGGGAGGGCTTCGTCTATGGCGGGGGGCCGGTGCGTGCCACGCGCGACTCCATCATCTACCACGGGCCGATGGGCACCGCGGGCTACCAGCATGTGATGAACCGCATGCTGCCGCTGCGCGGACTGGACGAGCGCCATGACACGGTGGTGAACCGCCTGGTGCTCGATCTGGTCACCTTCATCCAGCCACGGCTCCGCGCCTGGGGCAGGAACCACGCCATCGTCCTGCGGAGCGGGGCGGCGGAACAGCACCGCGCGGAGGACCCGAGCGACGAGTTCGGCATCCAGCCGAAGGAAGGGCAGGACCGCGAGTTCTTTCTGAAGTTCCTCGTGGACCGCCGGTGGAAGCCCGGCGGCGATACGGATGAATGGGACGTGGAGAAAAACGGCACCCGCGTGCTGCTGGCCACGGAATACCGCAACCACAAGCCGGTGATCCTCTTCCGCGTCTGGGGCCCGGCGGAGCAACTGATGCTCTACATGGGCGTGAACCGGAAACGCCGATGAGCCTGCTGACGAAAGATTTCTCCTACCATCTGCCGGACGAACTGATCGCATCCAAGCCACTGGCGGAGCGTTCCGCCTCCCGCATGATGGTGATCCACCGGGACACCGGCGTCATCGAGCACCGCATGTTCACGGACTTTCCGGAGTATCTCCGCGCGGACGATCTGCTCGTGCTCAATGACACGAAAGTCATCCCAGCCCGCGTGTTTTCCGACGATGGCAAGATCGAGCTGCTCTGCCTGGACCGGCTTTCCCCGACCGAGTGGCGCTGCCTCGTCCGCCCCGGGAAAAAAATGCGCGAAGGCAGGACGGTCACCGCCGGAGGAACTACGGGAACCGTAGTCGAAGTTTTCGAAAACGGCGACCGCCTGATCCGCTGGGATGCCCCCGTGGACCTGGACAAGCACGGCCACCTGGCCCTGCCCCACTACATGAACCGGGAGGACGAACTGTCCGACCGGGAGCGTTACCAGACCGTCTTCGCCCGCGAGGAAGGCGCCATCGCCGCGCCCACCGCCGGCCTGCATTTCACCCCGGAGCTGCTGGCGCAAATCCCGCACGCATTCCTCACCCTGCATGTCGGTGTGGGCACCTTCCGCCCGGTGAGCGTCGAGAACCTTTCCGAGCACGTGATGCACTCGGAACGCTACGCCGTCACCCGGGACACCGCCGCCAAGGTGAACGCCGCCTCACGCGTCATCGCCGTGGGCACCACCGTCACCCGCGTGCTGGAGTCCCTGCGCACGGACGACGGCCGGAGGATCGCGGAGGACGACCAGCGCGGGGAGACGGACATCTTCATCCACCCGCCCTACCGGTTCGGTGTGATCGGCGGCCTGCTGACGAATTTCCACCTGCCGGAAAGCACGTTGATCATGCTGGTGAGCGCTTTCGCCGGACGGGAGCTGGTGCTGGACGCCTACCGCCAGGCGGTCGAGCGTCGCTACCGTTTTTACAGCTACGGGGACTGCATGCTGTTGATTTGAGCGGCGTGGTGTGGAAACTCCCGGTAGATGAAATTGATCTCCTGGAATGTGAACGGCATCCGCGCCACGCTGGGCAAGGGCTTCGGCGACTTCGTCACCGCCTCGAAACCGGACATCCTCTGCCTGCAGGAAACCAAGGCACGGCCGGAGCAGGTCACCCTGCCACCGGAGCTGGAAGGCTACCATGGCTTCTGGGATGTGGCGCAGAAGCCGGGCTACTCCGGCGTGGCCGTCTTCACCCGGGAGCAACCGCTCGACGTCCGCATGGGCCTGGGCATGGACGAACATGACAAGGAAGGCCGCGTGCTGACGCTGGAGTATCCGGACTTCCACCTGGTGAATGTCTATACGCCCAACTCCCAGGACGGCCTGCGCCGCCTGCCCTACCGCCTCACCTGGGACCTCGCCTTCCGCCGCCATGTCTCCGGACTGGCGAAGACGAAGCCGGTCATCTTCTGCGGTGACCTGAACGTCGCCCACCAGGAGATCGACATCGCCCGGCCAAAAGAGAACCGCCTTTCCGCAGGCTTCTCCGACGAGGAACGGGCCAGCTTCGGCGAACTGCTCGGCGCGGGCTTCACCGATACCTTCCGCCACCTTTACCCGGACAAGCGGGAGGCCTATTCCTGGTGGTCGTTCCGTGGCGGCGCGCGCTCGCGGAACGTCGGCTGGAGGATCGACTACTTCGGTGTTTCGCAGCCATTCATGGATCGCGTGAAGGACGCGGTCATCATGCCTGAGGTCACCGGTTCCGACCATTGTCCGGTCGGGATCACCCTTGCCTGATCCCGCCGCATCGGGCAGTTTTGCAAAAACGCCGGAAAACCCACGTATCCGGTGGCCCTGCGACATGCCGTTCCCGCGTACCATCCTTGCGTTCTCCCTGCTCTGCGCCGCCAGCTCCCATGCGGCGGACGATGGCGGCTTCACGGAACGCGCCTCGGAATTTTTCGCAAACCGCTGCACGGATTGCCATGATGCGGACACAAAGGAAGGTGGGCTGGACCTGACGAAGATCGGCCCGGACATGGCCGGACACACGGACCTGTGGACGAGCATCTATGACCGGGTGAAGTCCGGCGAGATGCCGCCGAAGAAGCGGAAGAACCGCCCGGAACCGGAAGAGATCCAGGGGCTGCTCAAATGGATCGAGCCGCGGCTCGCCCAGGCGGACCAGCAACAGCGCGAGGTGTATCTCCGCCGCCTCAACCGGGCCGAATACCGGAACACGATCCGCGACCTGCTGGGCGTGGACCGGGATTTCTCCGGCACGCTGCCGGAGGACCAGAAAGCGGGCGGCTTCGACAACAACGGCAAGGCGCTCGCCATTTCCGCCGACCAGATGGAGGCCTACCTCACCGCCGCGTCCGTGGCACTGGACCAGGCACTGAAACCGGGAGAGAAGCCGGTGACCCACAAGGTGGTGGTGGATCCCGCACCGGAGCTGCTGGAACACATCACGAAATATCCCACCAACAGCTACGCCATCGTCGATGGGATGGCCGCAACTTTCCGGACGGAACGCGGGACCTACTCCCAGGTCGCCACCCGGCAGAACGTGACGAAGAAGGCGGGCCACTACCGGTTCAAGTTCCAGGCAAAGGCGCTCAACACGACCAAGGATCTCGTCTTCGCCATCCGCAACTATGGCTCCGCCAGCGGCAGCGGGAATCCCGGCTACCTGGAAGTCGGTCCGCAGTTGAAGACCTTCGAGTTCGAGATGGATATGGGTGCCTACTCGCCCATCCAGTTCTTCGCCATGGGCCTGCCCTACCTGCCGGACAAGGCAAAGGGAGCGACCAACCCCGGCATCGCCTTCGGCAAGGTGGAGATGACCGGCCCGCTCGTCCCCGCTTGGCCGCCGGAACCTTACACGCGGGTGCTGGGCAAGCTGGATGTCACCAAGGCGACCGCTCCGGATGCGCTGCCCGTGCTGGAGAAATTCATGGCCCGTGCCTTCCGCAGGCCGCTGCAACCGGGTGAGACGGACCGCTATCACGCGCTGGTTTCCGCACGGATGGAATCCGGCGCGACGTTCATCGAAAGCCTGCGCGCCGGGATGCTGGCCGTCCTTTGTTCGCCGAATTTCCTCTACCTGCGTGAGGACGTGCGGCCCGGGGAGACCCGCGTGGCGGATACGGAACTCGCCTCCAGGCTGTCCTACTTCCTCTGGAGTTCCATGCCGGATGCGGAGCTGCTGGAGCTGGCCGCCACCAACAAGCTCCGCGACCCGAAGGTGCTGCACGCCCAGGTGGAGCGCCTGCTGGCGGACGAGCGGTCGGAGCAGTTCATCCGCAACTTCACCGGCCAATGGCTGCACCTCCGGGAAATCAATGCCACCACCCCGGACGCGAAGGTTTATCCGGACTACGATGACCTCCTCCAATACTCGATGGTGGAGGAAAGCCGCACCTTCTTCCGGGAGATCCTCAACCGGGACCTGCCGATGGTGAACTTCATCGACTCCCAGTTCGCCATCCTCAACGGCCGCCTCGCGCAGCACTACGGCATCCCCGGCGTGGAGGGCATGGCCCTGCGCCCGGTGCGGCTGCCGAAGGACAGCGTGCGCGGCGGAGTGCTGACCCAAGCCAGCGTGCTGAAGGTCACCTCCAACGGCAGCTACACTTCTCCCGTCGTCCGCGGGGCATGGGTGCTGGAAAGCATCCTCGGCCGCCCGTCCCCGCCGCCGCCACCGAACATCAATGGCATCGAGCCGGACATCCGCGGCGCGACGA
The nucleotide sequence above comes from Akkermansiaceae bacterium. Encoded proteins:
- a CDS encoding DUF1592 domain-containing protein encodes the protein MPFPRTILAFSLLCAASSHAADDGGFTERASEFFANRCTDCHDADTKEGGLDLTKIGPDMAGHTDLWTSIYDRVKSGEMPPKKRKNRPEPEEIQGLLKWIEPRLAQADQQQREVYLRRLNRAEYRNTIRDLLGVDRDFSGTLPEDQKAGGFDNNGKALAISADQMEAYLTAASVALDQALKPGEKPVTHKVVVDPAPELLEHITKYPTNSYAIVDGMAATFRTERGTYSQVATRQNVTKKAGHYRFKFQAKALNTTKDLVFAIRNYGSASGSGNPGYLEVGPQLKTFEFEMDMGAYSPIQFFAMGLPYLPDKAKGATNPGIAFGKVEMTGPLVPAWPPEPYTRVLGKLDVTKATAPDALPVLEKFMARAFRRPLQPGETDRYHALVSARMESGATFIESLRAGMLAVLCSPNFLYLREDVRPGETRVADTELASRLSYFLWSSMPDAELLELAATNKLRDPKVLHAQVERLLADERSEQFIRNFTGQWLHLREINATTPDAKVYPDYDDLLQYSMVEESRTFFREILNRDLPMVNFIDSQFAILNGRLAQHYGIPGVEGMALRPVRLPKDSVRGGVLTQASVLKVTSNGSYTSPVVRGAWVLESILGRPSPPPPPNINGIEPDIRGATTMRQLLEKHREDSSCASCHQHIDPPGFALEDFDPTGAFRTHYVNYEAGEGEKEKGKLVNGLAVDASGVLTDGRTFSGIAGFKKLLLATGRDDFRRCLTQKLMTYGLGRELGFSDRPAVARIMNESSAKGDGLRTLVHLIVSSETFSNR
- the xth gene encoding exodeoxyribonuclease III translates to MKLISWNVNGIRATLGKGFGDFVTASKPDILCLQETKARPEQVTLPPELEGYHGFWDVAQKPGYSGVAVFTREQPLDVRMGLGMDEHDKEGRVLTLEYPDFHLVNVYTPNSQDGLRRLPYRLTWDLAFRRHVSGLAKTKPVIFCGDLNVAHQEIDIARPKENRLSAGFSDEERASFGELLGAGFTDTFRHLYPDKREAYSWWSFRGGARSRNVGWRIDYFGVSQPFMDRVKDAVIMPEVTGSDHCPVGITLA
- the queA gene encoding tRNA preQ1(34) S-adenosylmethionine ribosyltransferase-isomerase QueA, producing the protein MSLLTKDFSYHLPDELIASKPLAERSASRMMVIHRDTGVIEHRMFTDFPEYLRADDLLVLNDTKVIPARVFSDDGKIELLCLDRLSPTEWRCLVRPGKKMREGRTVTAGGTTGTVVEVFENGDRLIRWDAPVDLDKHGHLALPHYMNREDELSDRERYQTVFAREEGAIAAPTAGLHFTPELLAQIPHAFLTLHVGVGTFRPVSVENLSEHVMHSERYAVTRDTAAKVNAASRVIAVGTTVTRVLESLRTDDGRRIAEDDQRGETDIFIHPPYRFGVIGGLLTNFHLPESTLIMLVSAFAGRELVLDAYRQAVERRYRFYSYGDCMLLI